A window of Amycolatopsis australiensis contains these coding sequences:
- a CDS encoding DUF389 domain-containing protein, protein MLHLRAVCPPDKTAEALEVLRAHAGTAHLVVHRGAAVAPEGDLVEADIAREAADEIVGALCGLELDHTGGITLESLDTALSDAADAAEEAAPGEGADAVVWEELVARTGEESRLNVTYLAFLTIACLLAAAGVLTDSAVTIVGAMVVGPEFGPLAALAVGLVLRRRDLAGQAAAALAVGFPLAMVVTLGGALLVRVTDVFGEQAFELKQHSDVDFVFSVGVPSLVVAMLAGAAGMLAMTSAKSAALVGVFISVTTVPAAGYAVVAAVKGEWSRCLQSVGQLLVNLLGIVAAAAIVLIVRRNGQRSPMGTRPLSRG, encoded by the coding sequence GTGCTGCACCTGAGGGCTGTGTGCCCGCCGGACAAGACCGCCGAGGCGCTCGAAGTCCTGCGGGCACACGCCGGGACGGCGCACCTGGTCGTGCACCGCGGTGCCGCCGTCGCACCCGAAGGCGACCTGGTCGAGGCCGACATCGCGCGGGAGGCGGCGGACGAGATCGTCGGCGCGTTGTGCGGGCTCGAGCTCGACCACACCGGCGGCATCACGCTCGAATCGCTCGACACGGCGTTGTCGGACGCCGCCGACGCGGCGGAGGAGGCCGCGCCGGGCGAAGGCGCGGACGCCGTCGTGTGGGAGGAGCTGGTCGCCCGGACCGGCGAGGAGTCGCGGCTCAACGTGACGTACCTGGCGTTCCTCACCATCGCGTGCCTGCTCGCCGCGGCCGGCGTGCTCACCGACTCGGCGGTGACGATCGTCGGCGCGATGGTCGTCGGCCCCGAGTTCGGGCCGCTCGCGGCCCTGGCGGTCGGCCTGGTGCTGCGGCGCCGCGACCTCGCCGGGCAGGCGGCCGCGGCGCTGGCCGTGGGCTTCCCGCTGGCCATGGTGGTCACGCTGGGTGGCGCCCTGCTGGTCCGCGTGACCGACGTCTTCGGCGAGCAGGCGTTCGAGCTGAAGCAGCACAGCGACGTCGACTTCGTCTTCTCCGTCGGCGTGCCGTCACTGGTCGTCGCGATGCTCGCCGGCGCGGCCGGGATGCTGGCCATGACCTCGGCGAAGTCGGCCGCGCTCGTGGGCGTCTTCATCTCCGTGACGACGGTGCCGGCCGCCGGCTACGCGGTCGTCGCCGCCGTGAAGGGGGAGTGGAGCCGGTGCCTCCAGTCGGTCGGGCAGCTGCTGGTGAACCTTCTCGGAATCGTTGCAGCTGCGGCCATTGTGTTGATCGTGCGCCGGAATGGGCAACGTTCACCGATGGGGACGCGTCCGCTTTCACGGGGATGA
- a CDS encoding SGNH/GDSL hydrolase family protein: MVVGVTVTSLEVTPSPEPPRPPRPPLAAVPSPRRARRLVVLGDSTAVGLGDPLPRRGGWRGVGPLVATALGVDAGGYLNPSFTGARMRCVLTRQVPAAVAHRPDVALLVAGMNDTLRPDFDAARVAADLTEVVHRLRETGTTVVPVRFHDHSRVFRLPPSLKRALSARVAELNAAIDEVVAREGIPCLDLETLPGAYDLTAWSVDRLHPSELGHRMLASGFTGLLAEAGFAVPEPVSLTCGGGVEPSAAGHVGWLVLKGIPWLWRRGREFLPYAAVIMWNSFRAR, encoded by the coding sequence ATGGTCGTGGGCGTGACCGTGACCAGCCTCGAAGTCACTCCCTCGCCCGAACCGCCACGCCCTCCCCGTCCCCCGCTCGCGGCCGTCCCGTCGCCCAGGCGAGCGCGGCGGCTCGTCGTGCTCGGGGACTCCACCGCCGTCGGGCTCGGGGATCCGCTGCCCCGGCGCGGCGGGTGGCGGGGTGTCGGCCCGCTCGTCGCCACCGCGCTCGGGGTCGACGCCGGTGGCTACCTCAACCCGTCCTTCACCGGTGCGCGGATGCGCTGCGTGCTCACCCGGCAGGTGCCCGCCGCCGTCGCGCACCGGCCCGATGTCGCCTTGCTGGTGGCCGGCATGAACGACACCCTGCGCCCGGACTTCGACGCCGCCCGCGTCGCCGCCGACCTCACCGAGGTCGTCCACCGGCTGCGGGAGACCGGCACCACGGTCGTGCCCGTCCGGTTCCACGACCACAGCCGGGTGTTCCGGCTGCCGCCGTCGCTCAAGCGCGCCCTCAGCGCCCGCGTCGCCGAGCTGAACGCGGCCATCGACGAGGTCGTCGCCCGCGAAGGGATCCCCTGCCTGGACCTGGAAACGCTGCCCGGCGCCTACGACCTCACGGCCTGGAGCGTCGACCGGCTCCACCCGTCGGAACTCGGCCACCGCATGCTCGCCAGCGGCTTCACCGGCCTGCTGGCCGAAGCCGGCTTCGCGGTGCCGGAGCCGGTGAGCCTCACCTGCGGCGGCGGCGTCGAGCCGAGCGCCGCCGGGCACGTGGGCTGGCTGGTGCTCAAGGGAATCCCGTGGCTCTGGCGCCGCGGCCGCGAGTTCCTCCCGTACGCCGCGGTCATCATGTGGAACTCGTTCCGCGCCCGCTGA
- a CDS encoding TetR/AcrR family transcriptional regulator: MSHPNRERADRILDAAGELLLRMGYRKVAVDDIARAVGIGKGTVYLHWRNKELLFQALMLRESADSTDEILAGIKADPAMILPHRMIPASFLVTHRRPLVMAMLRGNAEMFGSMGDLALKKQQDELRTQFEETMLRHGLVRSDVPNLSFALNATTVGFYFGGTLTDEFDGITPEAKAEVLAYVIRTAFEPPGEPDPLAVAEVAAELSSALEALVSGYRKGIYAHDPTRAPG; encoded by the coding sequence ATGAGTCATCCGAACCGCGAACGCGCCGACCGCATCCTCGACGCGGCGGGCGAGCTGCTGCTGCGCATGGGCTACCGCAAGGTGGCCGTCGACGACATCGCGCGCGCGGTCGGCATCGGCAAGGGCACCGTCTACCTGCACTGGCGCAACAAGGAGCTGCTGTTCCAGGCGCTGATGCTGCGCGAGTCCGCCGACTCGACCGACGAGATCCTGGCCGGGATCAAGGCCGACCCGGCGATGATCCTGCCGCACCGGATGATCCCGGCGTCGTTCCTCGTGACGCACCGCCGTCCGCTGGTGATGGCCATGCTGCGCGGCAACGCCGAGATGTTCGGCTCGATGGGCGACCTCGCGCTGAAGAAGCAGCAGGACGAGCTGCGCACGCAGTTCGAGGAGACGATGCTGCGGCACGGCCTCGTCCGCTCGGACGTGCCGAACCTGTCCTTCGCGCTCAACGCCACGACCGTCGGCTTCTACTTCGGCGGCACGCTCACCGACGAGTTCGACGGCATCACCCCGGAAGCGAAGGCGGAAGTCCTCGCGTACGTCATCCGCACCGCGTTCGAGCCGCCCGGGGAGCCCGATCCCCTCGCGGTCGCGGAGGTGGCGGCGGAATTGAGTTCGGCGCTCGAGGCGCTCGTCTCGGGCTACCGGAAAGGGATCTACGCACACGATCCCACCAGGGCACCCGGCTGA
- a CDS encoding VOC family protein, producing MPATLQCIVLDCPEPLVLARFYQALLGGEVDRPDPRWRVDEDWSTLHVTGIVLGFQRSLDYRPPRWPDPAFPQQFHLDFEVDDFRESHQVVLRHGGRLLDPDLGGRGWRVYADPAGHPFCLLGDY from the coding sequence GTGCCCGCGACGCTGCAGTGCATCGTCCTGGACTGCCCGGAGCCGCTCGTGCTCGCCCGCTTCTACCAGGCCCTGCTCGGCGGTGAGGTGGACCGGCCGGACCCGCGGTGGCGGGTCGACGAGGACTGGTCCACCCTGCACGTCACCGGGATCGTCCTCGGCTTCCAGCGGTCGCTGGACTACCGGCCGCCGCGCTGGCCGGACCCGGCCTTCCCGCAGCAGTTCCACCTCGACTTCGAAGTCGACGACTTCCGCGAGTCGCACCAGGTCGTGCTGCGGCACGGCGGCCGGCTGCTCGACCCCGACCTCGGCGGCCGCGGCTGGCGCGTCTACGCCGACCCGGCCGGGCACCCGTTCTGCCTCCTCGGCGACTACTGA
- the aspS gene encoding aspartate--tRNA ligase, which produces MLRTHRAGTLRAEQAGQTVTLTGWVARRRDHGGVIFIDLRDASGVAQVVFREGEMAERAHALRSEFCVKIVGEVSKRPEGNANTDIPTGEIEVLATELEVLSESAPLPFPIDDRVDVGEEVRLKHRYLDLRRSGPAAAMRLRSEVSRVAREVLHAQDFVEVETPTMTRSTPEGARDFLVPARLKPGSWYALPQSPQLFKQLLMVGGLERYYQIARCYRDEDFRADRQPEFTQLDIEMSFVEQDDVIKLGEDIVSALWQLIGHEIPRPIPRITYHEAMAKYGSDKPDLRFDLEITDMTEFFADTPFRVFQAPYVGAVVMAGGASQPRRQLDAWQEWAKQRGAKGLAYILVNEDGTLGGPVAKNLSEHERENVVAAAGAKPGDCIFFSAGKAATTQPLLGAARDEIGKRLGLIDENAWSFVWVVDAPLFAPVEEIGDDVAVGSGKWTAVHHAFTSPTPEWIDKFEQDPGNALAYAYDIVCNGNEIGGGSIRIHRADVQKRVFNLMGLGEEEAQEKFGFLLDAFQFGPPPHGGIAFGWDRIVMLLAKADSLRDVIAFPKTGGGYDPLTAAPAPITAQQRKEAGIDAKPATPPQK; this is translated from the coding sequence GTGCTCCGCACTCACCGAGCCGGCACCCTGCGTGCCGAGCAGGCCGGACAGACCGTCACCCTCACCGGATGGGTGGCCCGGCGGCGAGATCACGGCGGCGTCATCTTCATCGACCTCCGTGACGCCAGCGGCGTCGCCCAGGTCGTCTTCCGCGAGGGCGAAATGGCCGAGCGCGCGCACGCGCTGCGCTCGGAGTTCTGCGTCAAGATCGTCGGCGAGGTCTCGAAGCGCCCCGAAGGCAACGCGAACACCGACATCCCGACCGGCGAGATCGAGGTCCTCGCGACCGAGCTGGAAGTCCTCTCCGAGTCCGCGCCGCTGCCGTTCCCGATCGACGACCGCGTCGACGTCGGCGAGGAGGTGCGGCTCAAGCACCGCTACCTCGACCTGCGCCGCAGCGGCCCGGCCGCGGCCATGCGGCTGCGCAGCGAGGTCAGCCGCGTCGCGCGCGAGGTGCTGCACGCGCAGGACTTCGTCGAGGTCGAGACCCCGACCATGACGCGCTCCACCCCCGAAGGCGCGCGCGACTTCCTGGTCCCGGCCCGGCTCAAGCCCGGTTCCTGGTACGCGCTGCCGCAGTCGCCGCAGCTGTTCAAGCAGCTGCTCATGGTCGGCGGGCTGGAGCGGTACTACCAGATCGCGCGCTGCTACCGCGACGAGGACTTCCGCGCCGACCGCCAGCCCGAGTTCACCCAGCTCGACATCGAGATGAGCTTCGTCGAGCAGGACGACGTCATCAAGCTCGGCGAGGACATCGTCTCGGCGCTGTGGCAGCTGATCGGGCACGAGATCCCGCGGCCCATCCCGCGCATCACCTACCACGAGGCGATGGCCAAGTACGGCTCGGACAAGCCGGACCTGCGCTTCGACCTCGAGATCACCGACATGACGGAGTTCTTCGCCGACACGCCGTTCCGCGTGTTCCAGGCGCCGTACGTCGGGGCGGTCGTCATGGCGGGCGGGGCGAGCCAGCCGCGCCGCCAGCTCGACGCGTGGCAGGAGTGGGCGAAGCAGCGTGGCGCCAAGGGCCTCGCGTACATCCTCGTCAACGAGGACGGCACGCTCGGCGGCCCGGTCGCGAAGAACCTGTCGGAGCACGAGCGTGAGAACGTCGTCGCAGCGGCGGGCGCGAAGCCGGGCGACTGCATCTTCTTCTCCGCCGGCAAGGCCGCGACCACGCAGCCGCTGCTCGGCGCGGCCCGCGACGAGATCGGCAAGCGGCTCGGCCTGATCGACGAGAACGCCTGGTCGTTCGTCTGGGTGGTCGACGCGCCGCTGTTCGCGCCGGTCGAGGAGATCGGGGACGACGTCGCCGTCGGCTCCGGCAAGTGGACCGCCGTGCACCACGCGTTCACCTCGCCGACGCCGGAGTGGATCGACAAGTTCGAGCAGGACCCGGGCAACGCGCTCGCCTACGCCTACGACATCGTCTGCAACGGCAACGAGATCGGCGGCGGCTCGATCCGTATCCACCGCGCCGACGTGCAGAAGCGCGTGTTCAACCTGATGGGCCTCGGCGAGGAGGAAGCGCAGGAGAAGTTCGGCTTCCTGCTCGACGCCTTCCAGTTCGGCCCGCCGCCGCACGGCGGCATCGCGTTCGGCTGGGACCGGATCGTCATGCTGCTGGCCAAGGCCGACTCGCTGCGTGACGTGATCGCGTTCCCGAAGACCGGCGGCGGCTACGACCCGCTGACCGCGGCGCCCGCGCCGATCACGGCGCAGCAGCGCAAGGAGGCCGGCATCGACGCGAAGCCGGCCACCCCGCCGCAGAAGTAG
- the merB gene encoding organomercurial lyase, producing MTTSRTDRVAAARLAWAALKLTRAGRHPVSVERLAATVGVTPAEARRLVELIGFTLHRDLVSTGPAPRGAHHRLEPAEGTLGAGPDGTVDMFLLAVATGERVHAAATCPVTGTRIRIDLTAHAIVQADPPSAVVAAVDLGFGLEHADAVACAGQPFFASAPAAAGWLATHPGGRIYQVAAYLAQAHRLVAALEARPRFVL from the coding sequence ATGACGACCTCGCGGACCGACCGGGTCGCGGCCGCCCGGCTCGCGTGGGCCGCCCTCAAGCTGACCCGCGCCGGACGGCACCCCGTGAGCGTCGAACGGCTCGCCGCGACCGTCGGCGTCACGCCGGCCGAAGCGCGCCGGCTCGTCGAACTCATCGGCTTCACGCTGCACCGCGACCTCGTGAGCACCGGACCCGCGCCGCGCGGGGCGCACCACCGGCTCGAACCCGCCGAGGGCACCCTCGGCGCCGGCCCGGACGGCACCGTCGACATGTTCCTGCTCGCCGTCGCCACCGGCGAGCGCGTCCACGCGGCCGCGACCTGCCCGGTCACCGGGACGCGCATCCGCATCGACCTCACCGCGCACGCGATCGTCCAGGCCGACCCGCCGTCGGCCGTCGTCGCGGCGGTCGACCTCGGCTTCGGGCTCGAGCACGCCGACGCGGTCGCCTGCGCGGGCCAGCCGTTCTTCGCCTCCGCCCCGGCCGCCGCCGGCTGGCTCGCCACTCACCCGGGCGGGCGGATCTACCAGGTCGCCGCCTACCTGGCCCAGGCGCACCGCCTGGTGGCCGCGCTCGAGGCCCGGCCGCGTTTCGTGCTCTGA
- a CDS encoding metallophosphoesterase family protein — translation MTVAVLSDIHGVLPALEAVLAEPDVAAADRIVLLGDMLAGPMPVATLERLLALGPRAVWVRGNADRELAASARGTGTFVPDPIFPWAARQLRPADLPVLDALPLTVTIGDVLFCHATPRDDTEIVLVDSPLERWAEVLGGVSAATVVCGHTHMPFVRLADRRRIVNPGSVGMPYGSPGAHWALLGAGVELRRTEYDAEAACRFLAAESAYPGIEEWADAFVRHPASDAEALRVFSGRGTSST, via the coding sequence ATGACGGTGGCGGTGCTCTCCGACATCCACGGCGTCCTCCCCGCGCTGGAGGCCGTGCTGGCCGAGCCCGACGTCGCCGCCGCGGACCGGATCGTGCTGCTCGGCGACATGCTCGCCGGGCCGATGCCGGTGGCGACGCTGGAGCGGCTGCTGGCGCTGGGCCCGCGCGCGGTCTGGGTGCGGGGCAACGCCGACCGCGAGCTGGCGGCGTCCGCGCGCGGCACCGGGACCTTCGTCCCGGACCCGATCTTCCCCTGGGCGGCGCGGCAGCTGCGTCCCGCGGACCTGCCGGTGCTGGACGCGCTCCCGCTGACCGTCACGATCGGCGACGTGCTGTTCTGCCACGCGACCCCGCGCGACGACACGGAAATCGTGCTCGTCGACAGCCCGCTGGAACGCTGGGCGGAAGTCCTCGGCGGCGTCTCGGCGGCGACGGTCGTCTGCGGGCACACGCACATGCCGTTCGTGCGGCTGGCCGACCGGCGGCGGATCGTGAACCCCGGCAGTGTCGGCATGCCTTACGGCAGCCCGGGTGCGCACTGGGCGCTGCTCGGCGCCGGGGTCGAGCTGCGGCGCACCGAGTACGACGCCGAGGCGGCCTGCCGGTTCCTGGCCGCGGAGTCGGCCTATCCCGGGATCGAGGAGTGGGCGGACGCTTTCGTCCGCCACCCGGCTTCCGACGCCGAAGCGCTGCGCGTGTTCAGCGGGCGCGGAACGAGTTCCACATGA
- a CDS encoding replication-associated recombination protein A — MAQDELFPGDALFSAEPAFPPANADIGPPPERTGSNAAAEPQADPASSPLAVRMRPRSLDEVVGQQHLLREGAPLRRLVEGAAPASVLLYGPPGTGKTTLANLVSIATGRRFVAMSALSAGVKEVRGVIEEARRRRQYNAENTVLFIDEVHRFSKTQQDALLGAVEDRTVLLVAATTENPSFSVVSPLLSRSLVLQLRPLTDEDITQLIERALTDERGLAGELTLTGDARAHLVRLAGGDARRALTALEAAADAASATEAKTIDLAIVESTVDKAAVRYDRDGDQHYDVISAFIKSIRGSDVDAALHYLARMIEAGEDPRFLARRLVVHASEDIGMADPTALQSAVAAAHAVQFIGMPEGRLALAQATIHLATAPKSNAVITGIDAALADVRAGLAGTVPPHLRDGHYAGAKKLGNAQGYRYPHNVPEGVLAQQYPPDELVGRDYYEPTQRGAERTLAERVPKLRRTIRGQN, encoded by the coding sequence GTGGCACAGGACGAGCTCTTCCCCGGCGACGCACTCTTCTCCGCGGAGCCGGCATTCCCTCCGGCGAACGCCGACATCGGGCCGCCGCCGGAGCGCACGGGGTCGAACGCGGCCGCGGAACCGCAGGCGGATCCGGCCAGCTCGCCGCTGGCCGTGCGGATGCGGCCGCGCTCGCTCGACGAGGTCGTCGGCCAGCAGCACCTGCTGCGCGAAGGGGCGCCGCTGCGGCGGCTGGTCGAAGGGGCCGCGCCGGCCTCGGTGCTGCTCTACGGCCCGCCCGGCACGGGCAAGACGACGCTGGCCAACCTCGTCTCGATCGCCACCGGCCGCCGGTTCGTCGCGATGTCGGCGCTCTCGGCCGGCGTCAAGGAGGTGCGCGGCGTCATCGAGGAGGCGCGGCGGCGGCGCCAGTACAACGCCGAGAACACCGTGCTGTTCATCGACGAGGTCCACCGGTTCTCCAAGACGCAGCAGGACGCGCTGCTCGGCGCGGTCGAGGACCGCACGGTGCTGCTGGTGGCGGCGACCACCGAGAACCCGTCGTTCTCGGTCGTTTCACCGCTGCTGTCGCGGTCACTGGTGCTGCAGCTGCGTCCGCTGACCGACGAAGACATCACCCAGCTGATCGAGCGGGCGCTGACCGACGAGCGCGGCCTGGCGGGCGAGCTGACGCTGACCGGGGACGCGCGGGCCCACCTCGTCCGGCTCGCCGGCGGCGACGCCCGGCGCGCGCTCACGGCCCTCGAAGCGGCGGCGGACGCGGCGTCGGCCACCGAGGCGAAGACCATCGACCTGGCCATCGTCGAGTCCACAGTGGACAAGGCGGCGGTGCGCTACGACCGCGACGGCGACCAGCACTACGACGTGATCAGCGCGTTCATCAAGTCGATCCGCGGGTCCGATGTGGACGCGGCGCTGCATTACCTGGCCCGGATGATCGAGGCGGGCGAGGACCCGCGCTTCCTCGCGCGGCGGCTGGTCGTGCACGCGAGCGAGGACATCGGGATGGCCGACCCGACGGCGCTGCAGTCGGCGGTCGCGGCCGCGCACGCGGTGCAGTTCATCGGCATGCCGGAGGGCAGGCTGGCACTGGCGCAGGCGACGATCCACCTGGCGACGGCCCCGAAGTCGAACGCGGTGATCACGGGCATCGACGCGGCACTGGCCGACGTCCGGGCAGGGCTGGCGGGCACGGTCCCGCCACACCTGCGCGACGGCCATTACGCGGGCGCCAAGAAGCTCGGCAACGCCCAGGGGTACCGCTACCCGCACAACGTGCCGGAAGGCGTGCTGGCCCAGCAGTACCCGCCGGACGAGCTGGTGGGCCGGGACTATTACGAGCCGACCCAGCGCGGTGCGGAGCGGACGCTGGCCGAGCGGGTCCCGAAGCTGCGCCGGACGATCCGCGGCCAGAACTGA
- a CDS encoding cytochrome P450: MTTTPADTWGLHESQFWLRGKQPEKRVEFAAELGMWNVYGHPEIEEILRDPATYSSDTTRLVPKELMPEADLETLSAGNLLQLDPPLHNKMRKLVSRAFTPKVVADLEPRIAAITHEMLDAVSTPGRLELVADLAYPLPVIVIAELLGVPPGDRYLFKGWVDKMFESSEQLSLVKKDEKQDEAIKKSLAGQQALRDYLGGHVDERRERPREDLLTKLVEAEVDGERLSRDEVVNFANILLLAGHITTTMLLGNSVLCLDTHPEWDERVRADRSLVPPMIEESLRYLTPFAAVARTTVREVELGGATVPADQLLMVWVAAANRDERVFAEPDRFDPLRDPNPHLAFGRGIHFCIGAPLARLEGRVALNILFDRYPALRTIQGEPPKFQVNPNMTGVRELPLTTE; the protein is encoded by the coding sequence ATGACCACCACACCGGCGGACACCTGGGGACTGCACGAGTCCCAGTTCTGGCTGCGGGGGAAGCAGCCGGAGAAGCGCGTCGAATTCGCCGCGGAACTGGGGATGTGGAACGTCTACGGGCACCCGGAGATCGAGGAGATCCTCCGTGACCCGGCGACGTACTCCTCCGACACCACCCGGCTGGTGCCGAAGGAGCTGATGCCGGAGGCCGACCTGGAAACGCTGTCGGCGGGCAACCTGCTGCAGCTCGACCCGCCGCTGCACAACAAGATGCGCAAGCTCGTCAGCCGCGCCTTCACCCCGAAGGTCGTGGCGGACCTGGAGCCGCGGATCGCGGCGATCACCCACGAAATGCTCGACGCGGTCAGCACGCCGGGCCGGCTGGAGCTGGTGGCCGACCTGGCCTACCCGCTGCCGGTGATCGTGATCGCCGAGCTGCTGGGCGTCCCGCCGGGCGACCGGTACCTGTTCAAGGGCTGGGTGGACAAGATGTTCGAGTCCTCCGAGCAGCTTTCCCTGGTCAAGAAGGACGAGAAGCAGGACGAAGCGATCAAGAAGTCCCTGGCGGGCCAGCAGGCGCTGCGGGACTACCTCGGCGGGCACGTCGACGAGCGGCGCGAGCGGCCGCGCGAGGACCTGCTGACCAAGCTGGTCGAAGCCGAAGTGGACGGCGAACGGCTCTCCCGCGACGAGGTCGTCAATTTCGCGAACATCCTGCTGCTGGCCGGGCACATCACCACCACGATGCTGCTCGGCAACTCCGTGCTCTGCCTGGACACCCATCCGGAGTGGGACGAGCGCGTGCGCGCGGACCGCTCGCTCGTGCCGCCGATGATCGAGGAGTCGCTGCGGTACCTGACACCGTTCGCGGCGGTGGCGCGCACCACCGTGCGGGAGGTCGAGCTGGGCGGCGCGACCGTGCCCGCCGATCAGCTGCTGATGGTGTGGGTGGCGGCGGCCAACCGCGACGAGCGGGTGTTCGCCGAGCCGGACCGGTTCGACCCGCTGCGGGACCCCAACCCGCACCTGGCGTTCGGCCGCGGCATCCACTTCTGCATCGGGGCACCGCTGGCCCGGCTCGAAGGCCGGGTGGCGCTGAACATCCTGTTCGACCGCTACCCGGCGCTGCGCACGATCCAGGGCGAGCCGCCGAAGTTCCAGGTGAACCCGAACATGACCGGCGTGCGGGAGCTGCCGCTCACGACGGAGTGA
- a CDS encoding phosphotransferase, whose translation MTVDTSSAGDAGVGAGAEHLAVAAAVAAGESVLSRRFGSAITLVAPEDLAGSGPATVVRARVVSSSFALPRTLVVKHYPERPEPGAADPFAQEAVSYQLFTALAPDERMCPELLAHDGRDRVLVLEDLGRTATLEDKLYARDSRAAERALLSWARSLGRLHASTAGREADFNALLRRLGAPAKTDSDGVDELCSQVPSVIQERLGIKVPDEVRTLVAAALEQSRSAGFRAFSPVELSPDNNLVTGEGVRFLDFEYGCVRSALVDAAHLRLPFASWPDALALPAGMSEAMIAAWRAEVVGVWPAFADDEVLATHLTTSELLRVWLITGEELGSLDLSHHAAPVSREAALVTWWRDLAKHAGYVRMTAVPEFAARVAAALAARLGPHADLAFYPAFR comes from the coding sequence ATGACAGTCGACACCTCCTCCGCCGGCGACGCTGGGGTCGGGGCAGGAGCCGAGCACCTCGCCGTGGCCGCGGCGGTCGCGGCGGGCGAGTCCGTTCTCTCGCGCCGGTTCGGCAGCGCGATCACGCTGGTCGCGCCCGAGGACCTCGCGGGAAGCGGGCCGGCCACGGTGGTCAGGGCGAGGGTGGTGTCGTCGTCGTTCGCGCTGCCGCGCACGCTGGTCGTCAAGCACTACCCGGAGCGGCCCGAGCCGGGGGCGGCCGACCCGTTCGCCCAGGAGGCGGTCAGCTACCAGCTGTTCACGGCGCTGGCACCGGACGAGCGGATGTGCCCGGAGCTGCTCGCCCACGACGGCCGCGACCGCGTGCTGGTGCTGGAGGACCTCGGCCGCACGGCGACGCTGGAGGACAAGCTCTACGCGCGCGACTCCCGCGCGGCCGAGCGCGCGCTGCTGTCGTGGGCGCGGTCGCTGGGCCGCCTGCACGCGAGCACGGCCGGCCGCGAGGCGGACTTCAACGCGTTGCTGCGGCGTCTGGGCGCCCCGGCGAAGACCGACTCCGACGGGGTCGACGAGCTGTGTTCGCAGGTGCCGTCGGTGATCCAGGAGCGGCTGGGCATCAAGGTGCCGGACGAGGTCCGCACGCTGGTCGCCGCCGCGCTGGAGCAGTCCCGTTCGGCGGGCTTCCGGGCGTTCAGCCCGGTCGAGCTGAGCCCGGACAACAACCTGGTGACGGGCGAGGGCGTCCGGTTCCTGGACTTCGAGTACGGCTGCGTCCGCTCGGCGCTGGTCGACGCGGCCCACCTGCGACTGCCGTTCGCGAGCTGGCCGGACGCGCTCGCCCTGCCGGCGGGCATGAGCGAGGCGATGATCGCGGCCTGGCGCGCGGAGGTGGTCGGGGTCTGGCCCGCCTTCGCCGACGACGAGGTCCTGGCGACCCACCTGACGACGAGCGAGCTGCTGCGGGTCTGGCTGATCACGGGCGAGGAGCTGGGCTCGCTGGACCTGTCCCACCACGCGGCACCGGTGAGCCGCGAGGCGGCGCTGGTGACGTGGTGGCGCGACCTGGCCAAGCACGCGGGCTACGTCCGGATGACGGCGGTCCCGGAGTTCGCGGCCCGCGTGGCGGCGGCACTGGCGGCCCGGCTGGGCCCGCACGCCGACCTGGCGTTCTACCCGGCGTTCCGCTGA